In Argonema galeatum A003/A1, one DNA window encodes the following:
- a CDS encoding calcium-binding protein, which yields MAIGPSPDGFSYLLDDTDNTLTLSPGFLAPYPGGLIALGGNDRIRGSSDAEIIYANTGEDTLNGGSGNDTLFGGKDRDFIYGEDGDDFLNGNIGQDFVEGGNGNDFIRGGKDEDLLVSGNGNDTLIGDMGVDALAGNAGSDLFVLRTDTATSDQFGADIILDFDKFSDRIAVTGTLTEADLILQSINQPIQELLSQQGYNLRPTELRLTTLLLTGADIDPNGDGIASGTQIKIAATGEFLGYALNVTPADLSGHFVNVPVI from the coding sequence ATGGCAATAGGCCCAAGCCCTGATGGCTTTTCTTATCTTTTAGATGATACTGACAATACTTTGACCCTTTCTCCAGGTTTTCTTGCCCCTTATCCAGGCGGACTGATTGCATTAGGAGGAAATGATAGAATTAGAGGCTCATCGGACGCAGAGATTATTTACGCCAATACAGGTGAAGATACCCTGAATGGTGGAAGCGGCAACGACACCTTATTTGGCGGTAAAGATAGGGACTTTATATATGGGGAAGATGGGGATGACTTTCTAAACGGGAACATAGGTCAAGATTTTGTAGAAGGTGGGAATGGAAATGATTTTATTCGAGGTGGTAAAGATGAAGATCTTCTAGTTAGTGGAAACGGCAACGATACCCTCATCGGCGATATGGGAGTTGATGCGTTAGCTGGAAATGCAGGCAGCGACTTATTTGTACTCAGAACGGATACGGCTACATCTGACCAATTTGGTGCAGATATAATTCTGGACTTTGATAAGTTTAGCGATCGCATTGCCGTAACTGGGACACTGACAGAAGCGGATTTGATACTTCAAAGCATTAATCAACCAATTCAAGAACTTTTAAGTCAGCAGGGATATAATCTGCGTCCTACAGAGTTGAGATTAACAACATTGCTCCTAACCGGAGCAGATATCGATCCAAATGGTGATGGCATTGCCAGCGGCACTCAAATAAAAATTGCAGCAACGGGAGAATTCCTGGGCTATGCTTTGAATGTAACGCCAGCCGACCTCAGCGGCCATTTTGTAAACGTGCCTGTGATTTAA
- a CDS encoding deaminase domain-containing protein, with amino-acid sequence MRQQYLKKPVRRGNVALAELQVKGGVAFCAAATSRGGNKSPIREIPKPKSAGGQFEPAIDSRTQRIMDTDAEYKVLSQIADTLEMFYDLEVEGQLYLYTELQPCESCNSILRQFEEKFPHIKIEVFWDYPYPPES; translated from the coding sequence ATCCGACAGCAGTACCTCAAGAAACCAGTCCGCAGAGGAAATGTCGCACTTGCTGAGCTACAGGTTAAGGGAGGTGTAGCCTTTTGTGCAGCAGCAACATCTAGAGGTGGCAACAAAAGTCCAATTAGGGAAATACCCAAGCCGAAGTCAGCAGGAGGACAATTCGAGCCAGCTATTGATTCTCGAACCCAGCGTATCATGGATACTGATGCTGAGTACAAAGTTTTGTCACAAATTGCTGATACTCTTGAGATGTTCTATGATCTTGAAGTAGAAGGCCAACTCTACCTGTATACTGAGTTACAGCCATGTGAAAGTTGTAATAGCATTTTGAGACAGTTTGAGGAGAAGTTCCCGCACATAAAGATAGAAGTTTTCTGGGATTACCCGTATCCACCCGAATCTTAA
- a CDS encoding DUF4360 domain-containing protein encodes MKFVKAFLAATTLITTLISPAFADGKVEILGASYGGSGCPNLSASVSVSPDGQELTILFDKFTALGNVPAERRKSCNLSIPIKLPQGYQISLYDADYRGYVSPGTSGNLRAEYFFAGNRGPVFSRTFRGETNYNVRDSLATVANVWSRCGDSVNMRVNAAMTASGSGMATVDSFDLAHRGLVYHIKYRSCR; translated from the coding sequence ATGAAGTTTGTTAAAGCATTTCTGGCGGCAACAACATTAATTACTACTTTGATTAGCCCCGCCTTTGCTGATGGCAAAGTAGAAATTTTAGGCGCAAGCTATGGTGGTAGCGGTTGCCCCAATCTATCCGCCAGCGTGAGCGTTAGCCCCGACGGTCAAGAGCTAACCATTCTATTTGATAAGTTTACAGCCCTGGGGAATGTCCCAGCAGAAAGACGGAAAAGCTGTAATTTGAGTATTCCGATCAAATTACCTCAAGGCTATCAAATTTCTCTCTACGATGCTGATTATCGGGGCTATGTTTCGCCTGGAACCAGTGGGAACTTACGAGCAGAATACTTTTTCGCCGGTAACCGTGGCCCAGTTTTTTCTCGGACTTTTAGGGGCGAAACTAACTATAACGTTCGAGATAGCTTAGCGACCGTAGCTAATGTTTGGTCGCGTTGTGGTGACAGTGTAAATATGCGGGTGAATGCGGCGATGACCGCCAGTGGTTCCGGGATGGCGACCGTTGACTCCTTCGACCTCGCTCACCGTGGTTTGGTTTATCACATCAAATATCGTTCCTGTCGCTAA
- a CDS encoding glycosyltransferase has protein sequence MGISIYPSSHDVRVHGDRRIKAALVVLLVWGIVSLLHWQPQTQWFMVGLTAVLTIQTVRMLIAKPTSPKIERDVDLPKVSILVPAKNESAVLTDLVNNLFHFNYPTTHLDIWVIDDGSTDETPQILSELQTQFPRLQVHRRESKGGKSGALNAVFPFTQGEIILVCDADAQLPADFLQQTVPLFQQSAIGAVQVRKSISNADTNFLTRCQQMEMNCDAFLQTHRIAVTGITELRGNGMLVRRELLEQFKGWSEDTVTDDLDLTFKLYLIGTEIEFVTLPAVEEEGVATWKNLWHQHCRWAEGGYQRHLDYFPQFLTLGWSKEIDLLLFLILQFILPIGLIPDLLWTIFYSHHSVIFPLQTLLGFLLTVSFMVGVYQFQDLRGWRLIWATIQGSVYMVHWIPVMILITLRMCVKEGRSEWVKTEHYGRKP, from the coding sequence GTGGGAATTAGTATTTATCCGTCAAGTCATGATGTCCGTGTTCATGGCGATCGCCGTATCAAGGCAGCATTGGTAGTTCTATTGGTCTGGGGTATCGTGAGTTTACTTCACTGGCAACCCCAGACGCAATGGTTCATGGTGGGATTAACGGCAGTCCTGACTATTCAAACAGTACGGATGCTGATAGCAAAACCCACTTCTCCAAAGATTGAGCGCGATGTCGATTTGCCGAAAGTTTCGATTCTGGTTCCCGCTAAAAATGAAAGTGCAGTATTAACTGATTTAGTTAATAACCTATTTCACTTTAACTATCCCACTACTCATTTAGATATCTGGGTAATTGATGATGGTAGTACCGATGAAACTCCCCAGATTTTAAGCGAATTACAAACTCAATTTCCCAGGTTACAAGTTCATCGGCGAGAATCAAAAGGAGGTAAATCAGGGGCGCTGAATGCGGTTTTTCCCTTCACACAGGGAGAGATTATCCTAGTTTGCGATGCCGATGCTCAACTTCCTGCCGATTTCCTACAGCAAACAGTACCTTTATTTCAGCAGAGTGCGATCGGTGCAGTGCAGGTACGAAAAAGCATTTCTAATGCTGATACCAATTTCCTAACTCGTTGCCAGCAGATGGAAATGAATTGCGATGCTTTTCTGCAAACTCATCGCATTGCTGTTACCGGAATAACTGAACTCCGGGGTAATGGAATGTTAGTGCGACGAGAACTACTAGAACAGTTTAAGGGTTGGAGCGAAGATACTGTAACAGACGATTTGGATCTGACTTTCAAGCTTTATTTAATCGGTACAGAAATTGAATTTGTCACCCTGCCAGCAGTTGAGGAAGAAGGAGTCGCTACCTGGAAAAATCTTTGGCATCAACACTGTCGTTGGGCTGAAGGTGGCTATCAACGTCACCTAGATTACTTCCCTCAATTTTTAACTTTAGGCTGGTCAAAAGAAATTGACTTGTTGTTGTTTTTAATATTGCAATTTATTCTACCGATTGGACTCATACCTGACCTACTCTGGACAATTTTTTATAGCCATCATTCCGTTATCTTTCCACTCCAAACTTTACTCGGTTTTCTGCTTACCGTTAGTTTCATGGTCGGAGTTTACCAATTTCAAGATTTACGAGGATGGCGATTAATTTGGGCAACGATTCAAGGTTCTGTTTACATGGTGCATTGGATTCCAGTGATGATTTTAATAACTTTAAGGATGTGTGTGAAAGAGGGGCGATCGGAGTGGGTTAAAACCGAGCATTATGGGCGAAAGCCTTGA
- a CDS encoding Mpo1-like protein, giving the protein MNQINPNFYQNSKNKINDKILAHPFTCYWDIFVFKHQHPLNIALHVIGILFFYGLLFAIWKSQNLWLILGLPLTQLIGLTGHFLFERSHIDLQDAVFSWRASFCLGRMLFRVISGKYGEDIRQRQEILRQYQLKLDVTRL; this is encoded by the coding sequence ATGAATCAAATCAATCCTAACTTTTACCAAAACTCAAAAAATAAAATTAACGATAAAATTCTCGCTCATCCGTTTACATGCTACTGGGATATTTTTGTTTTCAAACACCAGCACCCCCTCAATATCGCCCTTCATGTTATAGGTATACTCTTCTTTTACGGCTTACTTTTTGCCATTTGGAAATCTCAAAATTTATGGTTAATCTTAGGCTTGCCACTCACGCAGTTAATCGGACTAACTGGGCATTTTTTATTTGAACGAAGCCATATTGATTTACAGGATGCTGTCTTCTCTTGGCGAGCTTCTTTTTGTTTAGGTAGAATGCTATTCAGGGTTATATCCGGTAAATATGGAGAGGATATCCGCCAACGCCAAGAAATTTTACGGCAATATCAGTTAAAATTAGATGTAACCCGCTTGTAA
- a CDS encoding N-acyl-D-amino-acid deacylase family protein — MLDLLIQNGLIFDGLGSAPMRGDIGIKNGKIVAIASSLTSNAHQVVDASGLWVTPGFIDIHTHYDLELEIAPGLSESVRHGVTSVVIGNCSLSVAVGKPQMLADIFQRVETLSHRMIEKWLKQSVSWQTPAEYLKHLQQLPLGANVAPLFGHSPLRAHLMGLERSLTVQPSETELKTMQQIAADALDAGFIGISIDMFPWHRMSGEWRGCTIPSQHAKLKEYAMLANLCRERDLVFQVTPNLQRLASFLDILRMGSGIGQKPLRLTVLSALDAVHDRKLWRIFSPLLYFWNHILKGNVRFQTLTEPFTIYSDGSVTPLFEEFPTGAQLNSCESRQERQQLWDSETFRRQFRQEWLNNWRKSFHRQLDLMEIVRCPETSWQGLSFAEVAAQKQQEPIDFFIDALQKYDTDLRWVATGANDRLEPRLALMQHPYILPGFTDAGAHVRNLGYYDGALSLLKQAVATKFLAPEIAIARVTGEAANWFKLDTGVLKIGVRADLVLLNPQYLNQPISTQVEISDPILDGEPRMVKRGSEEIVEAVYINGVQVVCRGQISRILGQERLGTVLSPCF; from the coding sequence ATGTTAGATTTGCTGATTCAAAACGGGTTAATTTTCGATGGTTTAGGATCTGCGCCTATGCGGGGAGATATTGGTATTAAAAATGGTAAGATTGTGGCGATCGCATCCTCTCTTACCTCCAATGCTCATCAAGTTGTAGATGCTTCCGGCTTGTGGGTGACACCAGGATTTATTGATATTCACACCCACTACGATTTAGAGTTAGAAATTGCACCGGGATTGAGCGAATCGGTGCGTCATGGTGTTACCAGCGTTGTAATTGGTAATTGCAGTTTGTCTGTTGCAGTTGGTAAACCCCAAATGCTGGCAGATATTTTTCAAAGAGTCGAAACCCTTTCCCATCGAATGATTGAGAAATGGTTAAAACAATCGGTTTCTTGGCAAACACCCGCAGAATATTTAAAACATTTACAACAATTACCACTTGGTGCCAATGTTGCACCCCTATTTGGGCATAGTCCCTTACGCGCTCATCTGATGGGATTGGAACGTAGCTTAACAGTTCAACCCTCAGAAACCGAACTCAAAACCATGCAGCAAATTGCCGCCGATGCTTTAGATGCAGGATTTATTGGCATTTCAATTGATATGTTTCCTTGGCATCGAATGAGTGGAGAATGGCGCGGTTGCACAATTCCATCACAACACGCAAAACTGAAAGAATATGCCATGCTAGCCAATCTTTGTCGCGAACGGGATTTAGTTTTTCAAGTGACTCCCAATTTACAACGGCTTGCCTCTTTTCTAGATATTCTTCGCATGGGTTCAGGCATTGGACAAAAACCCTTAAGATTGACCGTTTTATCAGCACTGGATGCCGTCCACGATCGCAAATTGTGGCGCATCTTTTCCCCCCTCCTCTATTTTTGGAATCACATTCTTAAGGGTAATGTTCGCTTTCAAACCTTAACCGAACCCTTCACGATTTATTCTGATGGTTCCGTCACTCCTTTATTTGAAGAATTCCCCACAGGCGCACAACTGAATAGCTGCGAGTCGCGACAAGAAAGGCAACAGTTATGGGATTCGGAAACTTTTCGCCGCCAATTTCGCCAGGAATGGCTGAATAATTGGCGCAAGTCTTTCCATCGTCAGTTAGATTTAATGGAAATCGTGCGCTGTCCTGAAACGAGTTGGCAGGGATTAAGTTTTGCTGAAGTTGCCGCTCAAAAACAACAGGAACCCATAGATTTCTTTATTGATGCGTTGCAGAAGTACGACACGGATCTGCGTTGGGTAGCAACTGGTGCTAACGATCGCTTAGAACCCCGTTTAGCACTCATGCAGCACCCCTATATTTTGCCCGGTTTTACGGATGCTGGCGCTCATGTGCGTAACCTGGGCTACTATGATGGGGCGTTATCTTTGCTCAAGCAAGCGGTGGCAACGAAGTTTCTGGCCCCAGAAATTGCGATCGCTCGCGTTACGGGAGAAGCCGCTAATTGGTTTAAGCTGGATACAGGCGTTCTCAAAATTGGTGTGCGGGCAGATCTCGTTTTACTCAATCCTCAATATCTCAACCAGCCTATTAGTACCCAAGTGGAAATCTCAGATCCAATTTTAGATGGCGAACCCCGCATGGTTAAACGCGGATCGGAAGAAATTGTGGAAGCAGTTTATATTAATGGAGTGCAGGTGGTTTGTCGAGGTCAAATTAGCAGGATATTAGGTCAAGAACGTCTGGGAACTGTGTTATCTCCATGTTTTTAA
- a CDS encoding YybH family protein — protein MTKQKPTSGYRCWQILWSILLVLAIWNVPQCAWADVNQQDINAIIRTREMALQAINTRDFSKIERSLHPTFTITTVDNRVFHKVQDFEKYWNQQFSSSIQDIKMTLKVDSLRRFLSPETAVSYGDAIATFSFKDGNAANMAMRWTAVMQKFQSQWTIQSLHFSSNLLNNPVLNGAQQAGRAMTLAAGVGGLLLGAVGMLLWHRRRKQPTERV, from the coding sequence ATGACGAAACAAAAACCGACAAGCGGATACCGATGTTGGCAGATACTTTGGAGCATTTTGCTAGTGCTGGCAATTTGGAATGTGCCTCAATGCGCTTGGGCAGATGTTAACCAACAGGACATCAATGCGATTATTCGCACGCGGGAGATGGCCCTGCAAGCTATCAACACTCGTGATTTTTCCAAAATTGAGCGAAGCTTACATCCCACCTTCACGATTACAACGGTGGATAACCGGGTTTTTCATAAGGTGCAAGACTTTGAGAAATACTGGAATCAGCAGTTCTCCAGTTCAATCCAAGACATTAAAATGACTTTGAAGGTGGATAGTCTCAGAAGGTTTCTCTCGCCGGAGACTGCGGTTTCCTACGGAGATGCGATCGCAACCTTCTCTTTCAAAGACGGTAATGCGGCTAATATGGCAATGCGGTGGACAGCCGTGATGCAAAAGTTCCAAAGCCAATGGACAATTCAATCGCTGCATTTTTCTTCCAACCTACTGAATAACCCGGTACTGAACGGTGCCCAGCAAGCGGGTCGTGCTATGACACTAGCAGCAGGGGTGGGAGGTCTACTCCTGGGGGCAGTCGGGATGCTGCTATGGCATCGCAGGCGTAAGCAACCAACAGAAAGGGTGTAG